One window from the genome of Xiphophorus hellerii strain 12219 chromosome 16, Xiphophorus_hellerii-4.1, whole genome shotgun sequence encodes:
- the nupr1b gene encoding nuclear protein 1b, producing MSHVDVKNLKLSKFEEEYYDEYDRYNLTDKYAEGSARKGRTKKEASDNTNRQNPAGHERKIVEKLQNSEKKAKE from the exons ATGAGCCACGTCGACGTGAAGAACCTGAAGCTGTCCAAGTTCGAGGAGGAATATTACGATGAGTATGATCGCTACAACCTGACGGACAAATACGCAG AGGGTTCGGCCCGCAAAGGCAGAACCAAGAAAGAGGCCAGCGACAACACGAACCGCCAGAATCCTGCAGGACACGAGAGGAAGATCGtggaaaaactgcagaacagcgAGAAGAAGGCCAAGGAGTGA